From Desmodus rotundus isolate HL8 chromosome 10, HLdesRot8A.1, whole genome shotgun sequence, one genomic window encodes:
- the HDHD2 gene encoding haloacid dehalogenase-like hydrolase domain-containing protein 2, with translation MAARRALKAVLVDLNGTLHIEDAAVPGAQEALKRLRGTSVMVRFVTNTTKESKKDLLERLKKLEFDISEDEIFTSLTAARNLVEQKQVRPMLLVDDRALPDFKGIQTSDPNAVVIGLAPEHFHYQMLNQAFRLLLDGAPLIAIHKARYYKRKDGLALGPGPFVTALEYATDTTATVVGKPEKTFFLEALRGTGCEPEEAVMIGDDCRDDVGGAQNVGMLGILVKTGKYRAADEEKINPPPYLTCESFPHAVDHILQHLL, from the exons ATGGCAGCACGCCGTGCATTAAAAGCTGTTTTGGTGGATCTCAATGGCACACTTCACATTGAAGATGCAGCTGTGCCAGGCGCGCAGGAAGCTCTTAAAAG GTTACGTGGTACTTCTGTAATGGTTAGGTTTGTGACCAATACAACCAAAGAGAGCAAGAAGGACCTCCTGGAAAGATTGAAGAAGTTGGAATTTGATATCTCCGAAGATGAGATATTTACGTCTCTGACTGCAGCCAGGAATTTAGTGGAGCAGAAGCAGGTCCGGCCCATGCTGCTAGTTGATGATCGGGCATTACCTGATTTCAAAG GAATACAAACAAGCGATCCTAATGCTGTGGTCATAGGATTGGcaccagaacattttcattatcaaATGCTGAATCAAGCTTTCCG GTTACTCCTGGATGGGGCACCGCTGATTGCAATCCACAAAGCCAGGTATTATAAGAGGAAAGATGGCTTAGCCCTGGGGCCTGGACCATTTGTGACTGCTCTGGAGTATGCCACAGATACCACAGCCACAGTAGTGGGAAAACCAGAGAAAACCTTCTTTTTGGAAGCACTGCGGGGCACCGGCTGTGAACCTGAGGAGGCCGTCATGATAGGAGAC GATTGCAGGGATGACGTCGGGGGAGCTCAGAATGTCGGCATGCTGGGCATCTTAGTAAAAACTG GTAAATATCGAGcagcagatgaagaaaaaattaacccACCTCCTTACTTAACTTGTGAGAGTTTCCCTCATGCTGTGGACCACATTCTGCAGCATCTACTGTGA